The DNA sequence GCCGCCCAGATCGCGAGCGCGGCGCCGAGGCCGCGGCCGAACCGGCGCCAGATGGAGGCGGCTCCGGCATGGGGCGTGAACAGTCCGAGCGCCGCTGCGGCGATCAGCAACCACAACGCGGCGAGCATCATCTTCAGGCCGCCCGCCAGCACCGGCCATACGATCCAGAGCGCGGCGGCGAGCAGCACGATGCCGAAGAACACCTTGACGCCATCCATCCATGCGCCGGCGCGCGGCAGCACCGTGCCGGCGCCGAGCCCCACGACGAGCAGCGGCACGCCGAGCCCGAGCCCCATGGCGAACAGCGCCGCGCCGCCGAGGAACGCGTTGCCGGTGTGCGCGATGAAGGCGAGCACCGCGAACAGCGGCGCCGTCATGCATGCGCCGACGACCAGCGCCGACAGTGCACCCATCGCGGCAACCGCGGCGAAATGGCCGCCCTGGCGCGCGCTCGACACCTGCGCCGCGCCGTTCTGCCAGCGCGCCGGCAGCATGAGGTCCTTGCCGGAGATCAGCGACACCGCGAACGCGGTGAGCAGCAAGCCGAAGGCGCCGAGCACCCACGGATTCTGCAGCCATGCGCCGAGGCTCTGGCCGACCAGCGCGGCAGCGATGCCGAGCGCCGTATAGACGAGCGCCATGCCGACCACATACGTCAGCGACAGCGCAAAGCCGCGCGCATGCGTTGCGCGCGTGCCCTGGCCGATGATGATCGCGGAGACGATCGGAATCATCGGGTACGAACACGGCAGCAGGCTCAACACGACGCCTGCGACGAAATACAGCGCGACGATCGTGAGGAAGCCGTGCCCCTCGAGCAGCGATTGCGCGAAATCCGCGCTGGTGACCTTGTCGAACCAGCTGCCCGATGCGGCCGCGCCGTCAGCCGCTGCGGCCGCGCCGAGCGCCGCGCCGTCGATCTTCACGACGTGTTCGGCGGGCGGGTAGCAGATCCCTTCGTCGGCGCACCCTTGCGACGTCACCGTGAGCTCGAACGGCCCGGCCGCCTGCTTGACCGGCACGTGGACCACGACGTCGTCGCGATAGGTTTCGACTTCCTTCTGGAACGTCTGGTCGAACTTCACGTGGCCGGGCGGAAACTGCGGCGCGCCGAGCGTCGCATTGCCGCTCTTCACCGCGAACGCGAACCGCTCGCGGTAAAGGTAATAGCCGTTGGCGATCTTGAAGCGGACGTCGACCTGTCCCGGGGCTTCGCTCGCGCTGAACTTGAATGCGACCGACGGATCGAGAAAATCGTCGGCCGCGCGCGCGACCGACGGGCCGCCCAGCACCAGCACGAACGACAACAGAGCCGCGAATGCGCGCAGCGCGCGCACGGAAAGCGCCATACCGTTAAACATGAAATAGACGTTGAGTTTCGCTCGTCACCCACTGGCCGTACGCGGCAGAGGCCGCGGCCTGCCACGAGACGATTTCGGGCGTCTCGTAAGGATGATGCGCGAGGATGAATCGCTCCAGTTCCAGCGAGCGCACCGCGCTCGTCTTGAACAGCAACTGGATCTCGTCGGCCGTTTCGACCTTGCCCTGCCAGTGATAGCGCGACTTGATCGTACCGAGCTCCGATACGCAGGCGGCAAGCCGCGCGTCGAGCGCGCCGGTGGCGAGGGCCTCAGCCGTTGCTGCATCGGGCACCGTCGTCAGCATCAACACCACCATACGCACTCTCCTGGCTGATTTCCGCGCTTCGGCCGCCCGCTGCGCGCACCTCGCGCCCTCGACAGCCCCTTATCGTAGCGCAGCGCGCGCAACGTTGCCGGCAGCGGCCGGTGAAAATCGATCGCGACGCGGCGCCGCCAAAAAGCAAAAAGGGCCAAGCAATTGCTCGGCCCTTTCGGATTCTGCTACGTACCGAAGCTTATTCAGCTTCTTGCACGTTTTCCGTTTCGTCGACTTCCGGACGATCGAGCAGCTCGACCAGTGCCATCGGTGCGTTGTCGCCGACGCGGAAGCCGAACTTCAGCACGCGCAGGTAGCCGCCCGGACGGTTCGCGAAACGCGGACCGAGGACGTCGAACAGCTTCGCGACCGAGTCACGATCGCGCAGGCGGTTGAATGCCAGGCGACGGTTTGCCAGCGACGGCTTCTTGCCGAGCGTGATCAGCGGCTCGACGACTTTACGGAGTTCCTTCGCCTTCGGCAGCGTCGTCTTGATGACTTCGTGCTCGATCAGCGAGTTGGACATGTTACGGAGCATAGCCAGACGGTGGCTGCTCGTGCGGTTCAGTTTCCGCAGACCATGACGATGGCGCATTTCAGTTTCCTTGATTCAAAGTTTTGATCCAGCTCTTCTATCGCACCTCGGCGGGTGCACGGGCCGGTAACGAAAAAGGCAAGATGCGGATTTTAAAGGAAAATCCGCATCTTTGCCAACTACGACTACAGCGCAGCTACAGTCGGGCTTACTTGTCGAGACCAGCCGGCGGCCAGTTTTCGAGCTTCATGCCCAGCGTGAGGCCGCGCG is a window from the Burkholderia vietnamiensis LMG 10929 genome containing:
- the dsbD gene encoding protein-disulfide reductase DsbD, which codes for MFNGMALSVRALRAFAALLSFVLVLGGPSVARAADDFLDPSVAFKFSASEAPGQVDVRFKIANGYYLYRERFAFAVKSGNATLGAPQFPPGHVKFDQTFQKEVETYRDDVVVHVPVKQAAGPFELTVTSQGCADEGICYPPAEHVVKIDGAALGAAAAADGAAASGSWFDKVTSADFAQSLLEGHGFLTIVALYFVAGVVLSLLPCSYPMIPIVSAIIIGQGTRATHARGFALSLTYVVGMALVYTALGIAAALVGQSLGAWLQNPWVLGAFGLLLTAFAVSLISGKDLMLPARWQNGAAQVSSARQGGHFAAVAAMGALSALVVGACMTAPLFAVLAFIAHTGNAFLGGAALFAMGLGLGVPLLVVGLGAGTVLPRAGAWMDGVKVFFGIVLLAAALWIVWPVLAGGLKMMLAALWLLIAAAALGLFTPHAGAASIWRRFGRGLGAALAIWAATLLVGLAAGSTDPVKPLAVLAARTVASGAATSAAGQAAGQAAPAFAAVRSSGELDALLKASSRPVMLDFYADWCVSCKEMEHLTFTDSRVQARLAQLHLVRADVTANNSDDQALLKRFNLFGPPGIIFFDRNGNEIGRVVGYQAADTFLRSLDRAAVPTV
- the cutA gene encoding divalent-cation tolerance protein CutA; the protein is MVVLMLTTVPDAATAEALATGALDARLAACVSELGTIKSRYHWQGKVETADEIQLLFKTSAVRSLELERFILAHHPYETPEIVSWQAAASAAYGQWVTSETQRLFHV
- the rplQ gene encoding 50S ribosomal protein L17, encoding MRHRHGLRKLNRTSSHRLAMLRNMSNSLIEHEVIKTTLPKAKELRKVVEPLITLGKKPSLANRRLAFNRLRDRDSVAKLFDVLGPRFANRPGGYLRVLKFGFRVGDNAPMALVELLDRPEVDETENVQEAE